A stretch of the Longimicrobiales bacterium genome encodes the following:
- a CDS encoding BamA/TamA family outer membrane protein, whose amino-acid sequence MSWYRTPCLAAALLSLLGPAAVVRAQEPSPELPDSAAERAISAYNAADIRMVGASDIAIGTTLEGSIAVLDGPLRVSGTVQGSVTVINGDLELLSGALITGSALVVGGTVSGDTAAVQGGVVAYPEPLRYRFEGPGIARARRPVRAVISAGRDFAFGRTDFLAAVHGGYNRVEGLPIVLGPRARLGHSNPTVLEAQAIIRTEKPLDYERYGWSLRAEQYLGGRRAVSFGVRARSEIVAIESWMLSDLENSLATFLLHQDYRDHYRRQGWSIYLRAHHPQRPIDAMLEYRDERHRSVRAASPLSLIDNGKDWRHEPVIEEGTLRSLTLSLAYDTRNDENDPSAGWYVRGAVEQAINGDLSLTPEAGAVLGADSTDNHFTHLEVDARRYLRFSPWARLALRVFTAGSLDGDALPAQRQHALGGEGSLPGFPLFAQDCGARTQTIERNGDGAYPFYGCDRLALVQLEYQASFPFAGRLGDQLGLDLDLARAVRWSLFFDAGRAWIEGDARAGRSRGADDFFADTGLGIRIGPLGLYGAIPISGRGHDFNFFVRIGQRF is encoded by the coding sequence ATGAGCTGGTATCGCACGCCCTGTCTGGCTGCAGCGCTGCTGTCACTCCTGGGACCGGCAGCCGTGGTGCGGGCGCAGGAGCCGTCGCCCGAGCTGCCCGACTCCGCCGCCGAGCGCGCGATCAGCGCGTACAACGCCGCCGACATCCGCATGGTCGGTGCATCCGACATTGCGATCGGCACGACCCTCGAGGGCAGCATCGCCGTGCTGGACGGACCGCTGCGCGTGAGCGGAACGGTGCAGGGCAGCGTGACGGTCATCAACGGCGATCTCGAGCTGCTCTCCGGCGCACTGATCACCGGCAGCGCGCTGGTCGTGGGCGGGACCGTGAGCGGTGACACGGCGGCAGTGCAGGGCGGCGTCGTGGCATACCCGGAGCCGCTGCGCTACCGCTTCGAAGGGCCCGGGATCGCGCGCGCGCGCCGGCCCGTGCGCGCAGTCATCTCCGCGGGGCGCGACTTCGCATTCGGCCGCACCGATTTCCTCGCCGCGGTGCACGGCGGCTACAACCGGGTGGAGGGACTGCCGATCGTGCTGGGCCCGCGTGCACGTCTCGGGCACAGCAATCCGACCGTGCTCGAGGCGCAGGCGATCATCCGCACGGAGAAGCCGCTCGACTACGAGCGCTACGGGTGGTCGTTGCGCGCGGAGCAGTACCTGGGCGGGCGGCGCGCGGTCAGCTTCGGGGTGCGTGCGCGCTCGGAGATCGTAGCGATCGAGAGCTGGATGCTGTCGGACCTCGAGAACTCGCTCGCCACGTTCCTGCTGCACCAGGACTATCGCGACCACTACCGTCGCCAGGGGTGGAGCATCTACCTGCGCGCGCACCACCCGCAGCGGCCGATCGATGCCATGCTGGAATACCGGGACGAGCGGCACCGCTCCGTGCGCGCGGCCTCGCCGCTGTCCCTGATCGACAACGGCAAGGACTGGCGGCACGAGCCGGTCATCGAGGAAGGAACGCTGCGTTCCCTGACGCTGTCGCTCGCATACGATACCAGGAACGACGAGAACGATCCGTCGGCTGGCTGGTACGTGCGTGGCGCCGTGGAGCAGGCGATCAACGGCGACCTCTCGCTGACGCCGGAGGCGGGCGCCGTGCTGGGGGCGGACAGCACCGACAACCACTTCACGCACCTGGAGGTGGACGCGCGCAGGTACCTGCGCTTCAGCCCGTGGGCCCGACTCGCACTGCGGGTGTTTACCGCCGGCTCGCTGGACGGCGACGCGCTGCCCGCGCAGCGGCAGCACGCCCTGGGCGGCGAAGGGTCGCTGCCGGGATTCCCGCTCTTCGCACAGGACTGCGGCGCGCGCACGCAGACGATCGAGCGCAATGGCGACGGCGCGTACCCGTTCTACGGCTGTGACCGGCTCGCGCTGGTGCAGCTGGAGTACCAGGCGAGCTTCCCCTTCGCCGGTCGCCTGGGCGACCAGCTCGGGCTCGACCTCGACCTCGCCCGCGCAGTGCGCTGGTCGCTGTTCTTCGATGCCGGTCGCGCCTGGATCGAGGGCGACGCGCGCGCCGGCCGCTCACGCGGCGCCGACGACTTCTTCGCCGACACCGGCCTCGGCATCCGTATCGGCCCGCTCGGCCTCTACGGCGCGATCCCGATCTCGGGGCGCGGCCACGACTTCAATTTCTTCGTCCGCATCGGGCAGCGATTCTGA
- a CDS encoding DUF4390 domain-containing protein, with amino-acid sequence MLRATVFALLVAAVAAPAMAQSPEFALTYLPDLAHRPLVRVGPVLDDADLEEAARSGVPIRMRVRVELWRDGWTDDLVATERFAAVLAYDPLTQEFLVRGRSADAPVRRFATYADARAAIEGNYPLQIRPNRSGRYYYLGRLEIETLSLSDIEELERWLQGELQPAVRGDRSVTGALGDGAKRLVIRLLNLPARGLDARSARFRVP; translated from the coding sequence GTGCTGCGCGCCACCGTCTTCGCCCTGCTCGTGGCCGCCGTGGCCGCGCCCGCCATGGCGCAGTCGCCGGAGTTCGCGCTGACGTACCTGCCGGATCTCGCGCACCGGCCACTGGTTCGCGTGGGACCCGTCCTCGACGATGCTGACCTGGAGGAGGCCGCCCGCTCCGGGGTGCCCATCCGCATGCGCGTACGCGTGGAGCTGTGGCGCGACGGCTGGACCGACGACCTGGTCGCGACCGAGCGGTTCGCGGCGGTGCTCGCCTACGATCCGCTGACCCAGGAGTTCCTCGTCCGGGGCCGCTCCGCGGACGCACCGGTCAGGCGCTTTGCTACCTATGCGGACGCACGCGCGGCGATCGAGGGCAACTACCCGCTCCAGATCCGACCGAACCGGTCGGGGCGCTACTACTACCTGGGCAGGCTCGAGATCGAGACGCTGTCACTCTCCGACATCGAAGAGCTCGAACGGTGGCTCCAGGGGGAGCTGCAGCCTGCGGTGCGTGGCGACCGTTCGGTGACCGGTGCACTGGGCGACGGTGCCAAGCGTCTGGTCATCCGGCTGCTCAACCTTCCAGCGCGCGGACTCGACGCCCGCTCCGCACGATTTCGCGTACCCTGA
- a CDS encoding HAMP domain-containing sensor histidine kinase, with protein sequence MTEQPGSGPADNQDSDSRTETERTLREELQAVERRAAFLSEASSVLAAASLNVESTIRTVARLTVSRLADWCVVYMTDASGRVYHATVAHRDPRREAMLRALEGAPADPGILQSIIAGGEVSILDELPAELVQALKAAGGEAAIDTERASVLVAPLMGRGRTLGAVLLASSSEKYTAEDISLVEELARRAAIAVDNARLFYEAQQANRAKSDFLAVMSHELRTPLNAIMGYTDLLDAEIDGPLHPRQRRQLSRIRASARQLLQLIEEVLGFARLEAGTEEVHLQRLSLGALVRDAASLAEPFAQSKDLAFQVEIRDGDCRIETDPGKTRQILVNLLSNAVKFTSSGSVTLRASVENDHAAIAVCDTGVGIEPDKLRRIFDPFWQVERPNTRRVGGTGLGLSVSQRYARLLGGEITVASTPGRGSCFTLTLPVRFEADCGEAAREAGMADGEAELRFAAVRGARPHGDGAAAGETSG encoded by the coding sequence ATGACCGAGCAACCCGGTTCCGGACCTGCCGACAACCAGGACAGCGACAGCCGCACCGAAACCGAGCGCACACTGCGGGAGGAGCTCCAGGCAGTGGAGCGACGCGCCGCGTTTCTGTCGGAGGCCAGCAGTGTTCTGGCCGCGGCGTCACTCAACGTCGAGTCCACGATCCGCACCGTTGCGCGGCTGACGGTATCGCGCCTCGCCGACTGGTGCGTCGTGTACATGACTGACGCTTCCGGTCGTGTCTACCATGCGACAGTCGCGCACCGGGATCCCCGCCGTGAAGCAATGCTGCGCGCCCTGGAGGGCGCTCCTGCCGACCCCGGCATACTGCAGTCGATCATCGCCGGCGGTGAGGTCAGCATCCTGGACGAGCTTCCCGCCGAGCTGGTCCAGGCGCTGAAGGCTGCAGGGGGCGAAGCGGCGATCGATACCGAGAGAGCGTCGGTCCTGGTCGCGCCACTCATGGGTCGGGGGCGGACGCTCGGGGCAGTGCTGCTGGCCTCCTCGAGCGAGAAGTACACGGCGGAGGACATCTCGCTGGTGGAGGAGCTGGCGCGACGGGCTGCGATCGCGGTCGACAATGCGCGGCTCTTCTACGAAGCGCAGCAGGCGAACCGCGCAAAATCCGACTTCCTGGCTGTCATGTCCCACGAGCTGCGCACGCCGCTCAACGCGATCATGGGATACACGGACCTGCTCGATGCCGAGATCGACGGACCGCTGCACCCGAGGCAGCGGCGCCAGCTGTCCCGCATCCGCGCGAGCGCGCGTCAGCTCCTCCAGCTCATCGAGGAGGTGCTCGGCTTTGCGCGCCTGGAAGCGGGTACCGAGGAGGTGCACCTGCAGCGGCTGTCGCTCGGTGCACTGGTTCGCGACGCGGCCTCGCTCGCGGAGCCGTTCGCGCAGTCCAAGGACCTCGCGTTCCAGGTGGAGATTCGTGACGGCGACTGCCGCATCGAGACCGACCCCGGCAAGACCCGCCAGATCCTGGTGAACCTGCTGTCCAACGCCGTGAAATTCACGTCCAGCGGATCCGTCACCCTGCGGGCGAGCGTGGAGAATGATCACGCGGCAATCGCCGTGTGTGATACCGGTGTCGGCATCGAGCCGGACAAGTTGCGTCGTATTTTCGACCCGTTCTGGCAGGTCGAGCGCCCGAACACGAGGCGCGTCGGCGGTACAGGACTGGGACTGAGCGTGTCCCAGCGCTATGCGAGGCTGCTGGGCGGGGAGATCACCGTGGCGAGCACCCCGGGCAGGGGATCCTGCTTCACGCTGACGCTGCCCGTCCGGTTCGAGGCGGACTGCGGGGAGGCCGCCCGGGAGGCCGGCATGGCCGACGGGGAGGCCGAGCTGCGGTTCGCCGCCGTGCGCGGGGCTCGTCCGCATGGCGACGGCGCCGCGGCCGGGGAAACCTCTGGCTAG
- a CDS encoding DUF255 domain-containing protein gives MPVQTFRYSPHANRANEIHWHEWGDAAFDAAGADRLVFLHLTAVWSRQCQRMDEEAFSNPDVVALLNGSVVPVRVDADRLPHVQDRYIAGGWPTNALLTPTGEVLWAATYLDADELLQACTNVLTTWNRRRDELTTEIERRRRALETARTRHTPVGLVRREPADDVLNAITQAFDARNGGFGDAPKFVEAEAVELLQVLGAGGDADALRMATHTLDGMLAGELLDAVDGGFFRYTLAADWTQPRREKLLAVNAGLIEVYARGAVQQDRADWRVVVERTVQWADTVMLRSDGLWNVSQADHETWYALDSAARARTAAPCIDNTLYTNVNARWIAALANAGRNLQREEWVVRAAQALDRLIGLMQTPEGVLAHYRTEGGEPEIDFLLIDTLAAADAAMALAEAEAGSEWTERARELTRTLERCFWMDDGGFWERRRSPHDVGALRYRERPFEPNAVAARLLVRLANATGERGPRARAERVLAVLSHGAARYGVAGAIFALAVEEFFDGARMR, from the coding sequence ATGCCCGTTCAGACGTTCCGCTACTCACCGCACGCAAACCGCGCCAACGAGATTCACTGGCACGAGTGGGGCGACGCTGCCTTTGATGCAGCGGGCGCCGACCGCCTCGTGTTCCTGCACCTGACCGCCGTCTGGTCCCGGCAGTGTCAACGGATGGACGAGGAGGCGTTCTCGAATCCCGACGTCGTTGCGCTGTTGAACGGATCGGTCGTCCCCGTGCGTGTGGATGCGGACCGGCTGCCGCACGTACAGGACCGCTACATCGCCGGTGGCTGGCCGACCAACGCGCTGCTGACACCCACAGGCGAGGTGCTGTGGGCGGCCACGTACCTGGACGCCGACGAGCTGCTCCAGGCGTGCACCAACGTGCTCACGACCTGGAACCGCCGGCGTGACGAGCTGACCACCGAAATCGAACGGCGGCGGCGCGCACTGGAAACTGCCCGAACGCGGCATACGCCGGTCGGACTGGTGCGTCGCGAGCCTGCCGACGACGTGCTGAACGCGATCACGCAGGCGTTCGACGCGCGCAACGGCGGCTTCGGCGATGCACCCAAGTTCGTGGAGGCCGAAGCGGTCGAGCTGCTGCAGGTGCTCGGTGCCGGTGGCGATGCGGACGCGTTACGCATGGCGACGCACACGCTGGACGGCATGCTGGCCGGCGAGTTGCTTGACGCCGTCGACGGCGGTTTCTTCCGCTACACCCTTGCGGCCGACTGGACGCAGCCCCGACGTGAGAAACTGCTCGCCGTCAATGCAGGCCTGATCGAGGTGTACGCACGTGGCGCGGTGCAGCAGGATCGCGCGGACTGGCGTGTCGTGGTGGAGCGCACCGTCCAGTGGGCGGACACCGTCATGCTGCGGTCCGACGGCCTGTGGAACGTCAGCCAGGCCGATCACGAAACGTGGTACGCGCTGGATTCCGCCGCACGCGCGCGCACTGCGGCGCCCTGCATCGACAACACGCTCTACACCAACGTCAACGCGCGCTGGATCGCGGCCCTGGCAAATGCCGGACGGAACCTGCAACGCGAGGAGTGGGTCGTGCGCGCGGCGCAGGCGCTCGACAGGCTGATCGGGCTGATGCAGACGCCCGAGGGTGTGCTCGCGCATTACCGGACCGAGGGTGGCGAGCCGGAAATCGACTTTCTGCTGATCGACACGCTGGCTGCAGCCGATGCGGCAATGGCGCTCGCGGAGGCCGAGGCCGGAAGTGAGTGGACGGAACGTGCGCGCGAGCTCACGCGCACTCTCGAACGCTGCTTCTGGATGGACGACGGCGGTTTCTGGGAACGGCGGCGCTCGCCCCACGACGTGGGCGCACTGCGCTACCGCGAGCGACCGTTCGAGCCGAACGCAGTGGCCGCCCGGCTGCTCGTGCGTCTCGCGAATGCCACGGGCGAGCGCGGGCCGCGTGCCCGCGCCGAACGCGTCCTCGCGGTGCTCTCTCACGGCGCCGCCCGCTATGGTGTCGCGGGCGCCATCTTCGCACTCGCCGTCGAAGAGTTCTTCGACGGCGCACGCATGCGGTGA
- a CDS encoding acyl-CoA reductase, which produces MIIRAYHLPGFADADVAKWDERPAGGARLLIPHLQPGDVQQVAARLREAQARLRERSVDSIVDAIDRVAHRLLDRGDPLRTAADAALPPLTGYSPAMIEHILDGMAADWRRPALERLLEAELDGIDILDRPVERRGRRVIAMPHPLLLHVFAGNIPGVAVTSLVRALLVRAASLGKTAEGEPLLPALFAQALAQQDSTIGDALAVTYWSGGDQAIEDVAFREADAIVVYGGAQALGDIRRRAPAHVPILDHGPRLSVGFIARDAFADGIPADRVARDVARAVATFDQQGCVSPHAVYVESSIADAVRFGRLVVEALAELEADLPRGALTADEAAAVRETRTRAEFAAFAGGTTELLSPPDAPFTLVLHQATGFEPSCLQRTIHLYAVPAIDDALAVLAPHRALLQSAAVAGGDDALLCRIAQSGFTRITSFAHMAWPDPAGHHDGRGPLCELVRLVAVEAP; this is translated from the coding sequence ATGATCATCCGGGCGTATCACCTGCCGGGATTCGCCGACGCGGATGTCGCGAAGTGGGATGAGCGGCCGGCAGGCGGCGCGCGCCTGCTGATCCCGCATCTCCAACCCGGGGACGTGCAGCAAGTCGCAGCGCGACTGCGCGAGGCACAGGCCCGCCTGCGAGAGCGCAGCGTCGACTCCATCGTCGATGCAATCGACCGGGTCGCCCACCGGCTGCTCGATCGCGGCGATCCGCTTCGCACTGCTGCCGACGCCGCACTGCCTCCGCTGACCGGCTACTCCCCCGCCATGATCGAGCACATCCTGGACGGCATGGCCGCGGACTGGAGGCGCCCGGCCCTGGAGCGGCTCCTGGAGGCCGAGCTGGACGGAATCGACATCCTCGACCGGCCGGTCGAGCGGCGCGGCCGGCGGGTGATCGCCATGCCGCATCCGTTGCTGCTGCACGTCTTCGCAGGAAACATCCCCGGCGTCGCGGTGACCTCGCTCGTGCGTGCCCTGCTCGTGCGAGCCGCCAGCCTCGGCAAAACAGCGGAGGGCGAGCCGCTGCTGCCCGCCCTGTTCGCGCAGGCGCTCGCCCAGCAGGACAGCACCATCGGGGACGCGCTGGCAGTCACGTACTGGAGCGGTGGTGACCAGGCGATCGAGGACGTCGCGTTCCGGGAGGCGGACGCGATCGTCGTGTACGGCGGTGCCCAGGCTCTCGGGGACATCCGCCGGCGCGCCCCGGCGCACGTGCCCATCCTCGACCACGGCCCACGCCTCTCCGTCGGCTTCATCGCGCGAGACGCGTTCGCCGACGGCATCCCCGCCGACCGCGTCGCCCGCGATGTCGCACGAGCCGTGGCAACCTTCGATCAGCAGGGCTGCGTCTCCCCGCACGCCGTGTACGTCGAGTCGTCGATTGCCGACGCCGTGCGGTTCGGCAGGCTGGTCGTCGAGGCCCTGGCCGAGCTGGAAGCAGACCTGCCCCGCGGCGCTCTCACGGCCGATGAGGCCGCAGCAGTTCGTGAGACACGCACACGCGCGGAGTTCGCAGCCTTTGCAGGCGGAACGACCGAGCTGCTGTCGCCACCCGACGCCCCGTTCACCCTGGTCCTCCACCAGGCCACCGGCTTCGAGCCGTCCTGCCTGCAGCGTACGATTCACCTGTACGCCGTCCCCGCCATTGACGACGCACTGGCAGTGCTCGCCCCCCACCGCGCGCTGCTGCAGTCGGCTGCCGTTGCCGGCGGTGACGACGCGCTGCTGTGCCGTATTGCACAATCCGGCTTCACCCG